One genomic region from Quercus robur chromosome 4, dhQueRobu3.1, whole genome shotgun sequence encodes:
- the LOC126721836 gene encoding uncharacterized mitochondrial protein AtMg00810-like: MVSVKVLLAVAAIQGWFLSQLDVNNVFLHGDLDEEVYMALPQGFHSQGKAKADYSLFTRRQVDVFMAEIDRFKVMLDDKFKLKDLGDLKYFLGLEVARLDKGIALCHRKYTLEVLNDAGMLGCKPAKTPMEQSLKLSKLEGEELKDPSSYRRLVGRLLYLTITRPDITFAIHKFSQYMSRPRKPHLDAAYRILQYLKSEPGKGLMFSSKTDLHLKGFVDADWALCSDTRKSVTGYSIFIGDSLVSWKSKKQSMVSRSSVEAEYKAMAVATYEIIWILYFLKDIGVKHDREALLFCYSQEALHIGSNLVFHERTKHIEIDCHVVKDKVLERVIKLNYVRTHCQLADMLSKALGYNQFSNLVGKMGMRNIHTPTALEREYQSVESVEHKEVA, encoded by the exons ATGGTTTCTGTCAAAGTTCTTCTTGCTGTGGCTGCAATTCAGGGCTGGTTTCTTAGTCAATTGGATGTGAATAATGTCTTTCTTCATGGTGATTTGGATGAGGAGGTCTATATGGCTCTTCCACAAGGGTTTCATAGTCAGGGGAAG GCCAAAGCTGATTATTCTTTGTTTACTAGAAGGCAAGTTGATGTTTTCATG GCTGAGATAGATAGGTTCAAGGTTATGCTAGATGACAAGTTCAAGCTAAAGGACTTAGGTGACTTGAAGTACTTTCTTGGGCTGGAGGTTGCAAGGTTAGACAAAGGGATTGCCCTTTGTCACAGAAAGTACACACTTGAGGTTCTTAATGATGCTGGTATGTTAGGATGTAAGCCAGCTAAGACACCTATGGaacaaagcctaaaattaagtaAGTTGGAGGGAGAAGAGCTTAAAGATCCAAGCAGCTACAGAAGACTAGTAGGCAGGTTATTGTATTTGACAATCACAAGGCCAGACATCACTTTTGCTATCCATAAATTTAGCCAATACATGTCTAGACCAAGAAAACCACATCTAGATGCAGCCTATAGAATCTTACAATACTTGAAAAGTGAACCAGGAAAGGGTCTTATGTTCTCTTCTAAGACAGATTTACACTTAAAGGGATTtgtagatgctgattgggcCTTATGTTCTGACACAAGGAAGTCTGTGACAGGTTATAGTATCTTCATTGGAGATTCTTTGGTGTCTTGGAAATCAAAGAAGCAATCTATGGTTTCTAGATCCTCAGTAGAAGCTGagtacaaggccatggcagttGCAACATATGAGATTATATGGATTTTATACTTTCTCAAAGATATTGGGGTTAAACATGATAGAGAGGCATTGCTATTTTGTTATAGTCAAGAAGCATTGCACATTGGCTCTAATCTTGTTTTTCATGAAAGGACAAAGCACATTGAGATAGACTGTCATGTGGTCAAGGACAAGGTTTTGGAGAGGGTTATAAAGCTAAATTATGTTAGGACTCATTGTCAATTAGCAGACATGCTTTCTAAAGCATTGGGGTACAATCAATTTTCTAATCTTGTTGGCAAGATGGGAATGAGAAATATACACACACCAACTGCTCTTGAGAGGGAGTATCAGAGTGTAGAAAGTGTTGAGCACAAGGAAGTAGCATGA